In Cynocephalus volans isolate mCynVol1 chromosome 3, mCynVol1.pri, whole genome shotgun sequence, one DNA window encodes the following:
- the MAGEL2 gene encoding MAGE-like protein 2 encodes MSQLSKNLGDSSPPAEAPKPPAYSRPTVLMRAPPASSRAPPVPWDPPIDLQASLAAWQAPQPAWEAPQGQLPAPVAPMAQPPTLGGPMVQAPPLAGPVGKPPTPGVLMVHPSAPGAPMAQPQTPGVLMVHPSAPGAPMAHPPPPPGTPMSHPPPPGTPMAHPPPPGTPMAHPAPPGTPMVHPPPPGTPMAHAPPPGTPMAHPPPPGTPMAHPPPPGTPMAQPPAPGVLMAQPLTPGVLMVQPPAPGAQMAQPPPPGALMTQPPPSGAPLAKPPGPGVLMIQPPGSRTTITQPPASGAPMAQPAAPPAQPLASWAPQAQPLILQIQSQVIRAPPQVPQGPQAPPAQLATPPGWQATSSGWQATPQGWQATPLTWQTTQVTWQAPAIAWQAPQPVRQGPPPIRPGPPPIRPGPPPVRQAPPVIRQAPPLIRQAPPPIRPAPQVLATQPQLWQTLPPPPPLRQAPQARLLAPQVQAAPQVPTAAAVTQVPAAPPAGPQVPQPVLPAPLSVSLSTTQAVHCPPIIWQAPKGQPPVPHELPTSMEFQEVQQAQAIAWQAPKAPTHFWQPLPAQEAQRQGPPIVQLEQPFQGAPPSQKALQIQLPTQQAQPTGPQAELPTLQLQPSWQAPPAVLQAQPGAPIAEANFPRGSTKSLMTPSGESRASSIERRGSAKERRTSSKERRVPSKDRMIFAATFCAPKAVSAARAHLPTAWKNLPATSETFTATSRVFPATSQFQPASSHAFTGPSITSEAPKSLPFALQDPFACVEALPAVPWVPQPNVNASKASKVVPTILMATAAAPQAAATFQEASKTSVELPRRSGKVTRKKKHLEAEEGSSGHVLAFHDWQGPRPWENLNVSDWEVQLPIQVLGDWECPNTPCGLSGWEGPSTSRILSGWEGPSTSWALSAWEGPSTSRALGLCEGPGSPQPLLISEVPNLPQGSTSTQDDPKVETQPLSPLDERANAVVQFLLVKDQAKVPIQHSEMVKVIIQEYKHECLDIISHANTKLECGFGCQLKEIDTKTHSYIIISKLGHPKCDLVASYLNRPKFGLLMVVLSLIFMKGNCVKENLIFNFLFELGLDVRETSGLFGNTKKLITDVFVRQKYLEYKRIPYTEPAEYELFWGPRAFLETSKMLVLRFLAKLHKRDPRCWPFHYLEALAEFEFEDVDEDEPEAGDNAGGPTSSSRPC; translated from the exons ATGTCGCAGCTAAGTAAGAATCTGGGTGACTCGAGTCCTCCGGCGGAGGCCCCGAAGCCGCCTGCCTATAGCCGCCCTACGGTTCTGATGCGGGCCCCGCCCGCTTCCTCTCGGGCTCCACCAGTCCCTTGGGATCCTCCAATTGACTTGCAGGCTTCATTGGCCGCTTGGCAGGCACCTCAGCCCGCCTGGGAGGCCCCGCAGGGCCAGCTGCCCGCCCCGGTGGCTCCAATGGCCCAACCTCCGACCCTAGGGGGCCCGATGGTCCAGGCTCCCCCGCTGGCGGGCCCAGTGGGCAAGCCTCCGACTCCCGGAGTGCTGATGGTGCATCCTTCGGCTCCGGGAGCCCCGATGGCCCAGCCTCAAACTCCGGGAGTCCTGATGGTGCATCCTTCAGCTCCCGGAGCCCCTATggcccatcctcctcctcctccggggACCCCGATGTCCCATCCTCCCCCTCCGGGTACCCCAATGGCCCATCCTCCCCCTCCGGGGACCCCGATGGCCCATCCAGCCCCTCCGGGGACCCCGATGGTGCATCCACCCCCACCGGGGACACCGATGGCTCATGCTCCCCCACCGGGGACACCGATGGCTCATCCTCCGCCGCCGGGGACACCGATGGCTCATCCTCCCCCGCCGGGGACACCGATGGCACAGCCTCCTGCTCCGGGAGTCCTGATGGCCCAGCCTCTGACTCCCGGAGTCCTGATGGTCCAGCCTCCTGCTCCAGGAGCCCAGATGGCCCAGCCTCCACCTCCGGGAGCCTTGATGACCCAGCCTCCACCTTCAGGAGCCCCCCTGGCCAAGCCTCCAGGTCCTGGAGTCCTGATGATCCAACCTCCAGGTTCGAGAACTACGATCACCCAGCCTCCAGCGTCAGGAGCCCCGATGGCGCAGCCAGCGGCCCCACCTGCGCAGCCTCTGGCTTCCTGGGCTCCACAGGCTCAGCCTCTGATCCTGCAAATCCAGTCTCAGGTTATAAGGGCTCCTCCACAGGTTCCCCAGGGCCCACAGGCCCCCCCTGCGCAGCTGGCCACACCCCCGGGTTGGCAGGCTACCTCGTCGGGATGGCAGGCCACGCCGCAAGGCTGGCAGGCCACACCCCTGACCTGGCAGACCACGCAGGTCACCTGGCAGGCCCCTGCGATTGCCTGGCAGGCGCCGCAGCCCGTGCGCCAAGGCCCTCCGCCCATCCGCCCTGGCCCCCCGCCCATCCGCCCTGGCCCCCCGCCGGTGCGCCAG GCTCCACCGGTGATCCGCCAGGCACCGCCGCTGATCCGCCAGGCACCGCCGCCGATCCGACCGGCCCCGCAGGTACTGGCCACCCAGCCACAGCTCTGGCAGaccctgccacccccacctcctctgcGGCAGGCCCCGCAGGCTCGGCTGCTGGCCCCACAGGTGCAGGCGGCGCCGCAGGTGCCTACGGCCGCAGCAGTCACGCAGGTACCCGCGGCGCCGCCCGCTGGCCCGCAGGTGCCCCAGCCAGTACTGCCGGCCCCGCTGTCTGTCTCGCTGTCTACTACACAGGCTGTGCACTGCCCACCCATCATCTGGCAGGCCCCCAAAGGCCAACCCCCAGTGCCACACGAGCTGCCGACGTCGATGGAGTTCCAGGAGGTGCAGCAGGCCCAGGCGATAGCCTGGCAGGCCCCGAAGGCCCCCACTCACTTCTGGCAGCCCCTACCTGCTCAGGAGGCCCAGAGGCAGGGCCCCCCCATCgtccagctggagcagcccttTCAGGGAGCCCCGCCCTCCCAGAAAGCCCTACAAATCCAGCTACCCACCCAGCAGGCCCAGCCCACGGGTCCGCAAGCAGAGCTGCCCACACTGCAGCTCCAGCCCTCCTGGCAGGCCCCACCTGCAGTCTTGCAGGCCCAGCCTGGAGCCCCCATAGCCGAGGCAAATTTTCCCCGGGGCTCCACTAAATCACTGATGACTCCATCAGGAGAATCCAGGGCCTCTTCTATAGAACGCAGGGGCTCTGCTAAAGAACGTAGGACCTCCTCAAAGGAAAGGAGGGTCCCTTCAAAGGACCGCATGATCTTTGCTGCCACCTTCTGTGCTCCCAAGGCAGTGTCAGCTGCCCGAGCACACTTGCCAACTGCCTGGAAAAACTTGCCTGCCACATCAGAGACCTTTACTGCCACCTCAAGGGTCTTTCCAGCTACCTCCCAGTTTCAGCCTGCCTCTTCTCATGCCTTTACAGGCCCCTCCATCACCTCAGAGGCCCCCAAGTCACTACCATTTGCTCTGCAGGATCCATTTGCCTGTGTGGAGGCTCTGCCTGCAGTCCCGTGGGTTCCACAGCCCAATGTGAATGCCTCGAAGGCATCCAAGGTAGTGCCCACCATCCTGATGGCTACAGCAGCTGCCCCACAGGCAGCTGCCACCTTTCAAGAGGCCTCAAAGACCTCCGTTGAGCTGCCACGTCGCTCGGGCAAAGTCACCCGGAAGAAGAAGCACCTGGAAGCCGAAGAGGGCAGCAGTGGCCATGTGTTGGCCTTTCATGACTGGCAGGGCCCAAGGCCCTGGGAGAATCTCAATGTGAGTGACTGGGAAGTCCAACTCCCTATCCAGGTCCTGGGTGACTGGGAGTGCCCAAACACCCCCTGTGGCCTGAGTGGCTGGGAGGGCCCTAGTACCTCCAGGATCCTTAGTGGCTGGGAAGGGCCCAGCACATCTTGGGCCCTGAGTGCCTGGGAGGGCCCCAGCACCTCGAGGGCCCTGGGTCTCTGTGAAGGCCCAGGTAGCCCTCAGCCCTTGCTTATCTCTGAGGTCCCCAATCTCCCTCAGGGATCCACTTCCACCCAGGATGATCCCAAGGTGGAGACTCAGCCACTGTCTCCCTTGGATGAGAGAGCAAATGCAGTGGTGCAGTTCCTCTTGGTCAAGGACCAAGCCAAGGTTCCCATCCAGCACTCAGAGATGGTGAAAGTCATCATCCAAGAGTACAAACACGAGTGCTTAGATATCATCAGCCATGCCAACACTAAACTAGAGTGTGGCTTTGGTTGTCAATTGAAGGAAATTGACACCAAAACCCACTCTTATATTATCATCAGCAAACTGGGGCACCCTAAATGTGATTTGGTGGCATCCTATTTAAACAGGCCCAAGTTTGGCCTTCTGATGGTGGTCTTGAGTCTCATTTTTATGAAAGGTAATTGTGTCAAGGAGAATCtgatctttaattttttgttcGAGTTAGGGTTGGATGTCCGGGAGACAAGTGGTCTCTTCGGAAATACAAAGAAGCTCATCACCGACGTGTTCGTAAGGCAGAAGTACCTAGAGTACAAGCGAATCCCCTACACTGAACCAGCAGAATATGAGCTCTTCTGGGGCCCTCGAGCGTTCCTCGAAACCAGCAAGATGCTTGTCCTGAGGTTTTTGGCCAAGCTCCATAAGAGAGATCCACGGTGCTGGCCATTCCATTACCTTGAAGCGCTGGCAGAGTTTGAGTTCGAAGATGTGGACGAGGATGAGCCTGAAGCCGGTGATAATGCCGGTGGCCCCACCAGCAGCTCCCGTCCCTGCTAA